TACTCGGCGCCGCTGCTGGCACGGACGTTGAAGCCGAGGGAGCAGCGCCAGCTACTCGCATAGATGGCGTCGCCGCCCTGGATGAGCTTGTTGAACTTGCCCGGGGTGCGCTTGATCGTCAGTGCACCGGCGTCCTCGCCGGCCTGCTGCTTGATCTCGGCGATCTCGGCCTGCGACACCGTGCTGTCGACGGTGACGATCACCCGGTTGGTCTTGCTGTCGACGGCCCAGGCGGTGCCCGGGATGTCGGCCTTCAGCACGGAGCCGCTGACGCCCTTGAGCTCGGCCGCGCTGAAAGCGGTGGGAGTGTCGGACGCGTTCGCGCTGGGGACCGCGATCGCGGCTGCAGCCACGAGTCCGGTGGAAACGGCGATCAGCCGGGTCCGTCTCGTGATTCCGCTGCGGGGGGTGGTGCGCTTGATCCTCACTTTTCGTTCCTCCACATGGGAAGTCGGGGGCCCGCGTGGGGGTCGGGGCCCGTGAGGCGCAGCCAGTGGCATGATCGTCCGGATTCCGAACCCGTCGTGCCCCTGACAAGCGCTGAGGGGGAGTATTCGGCTGCGCGGCCGACGGGCGCAAGGGCGCCTTTCGGCCGTCAATCTTTGAACCAACTGTGCGCATTGGCCGTCCCTGTCCCTCCGCCCCTCCTTGCCCTCGAATTGGCTCGGAGCAGGTCGGGCTCTCCCGCCCCGGCCGTCACGCGGAGCGTGCGGCCGGGCGGCGGAAAGGGGAGATGAGAGCGGTGGGCAAAGGCCACGGCGACAGCTCCGCCACGGTGGAGGCCGGCCGCCGGACGGCCCTCGGCCCGGGCGCGCCCGGGCGCGGAAACCGGCGGCGGCACCCGCCGTTTCCGCTGCCGACGCCGTCCCGTGCGACGGTGAGCACGCCCGCGTCACCGTCGGCCGCCCAGAACTCCGGGATGTCCGGAAGTCACCGTTCCTGGTCAGTGAGCAGGAGTGAGTCATGGACCCCTTCCTGGTCACTGCGGACACCCCGAACGGTTGTGGGTGGTTCCGCTCACTCACCCGGCATCAAGGACCAGCAGGTGGAAACCCCTCCGCGTGTTCCTCGGTCGGCCTGGCGTCGTCGAGCCCTCTCAGCAGTCGCAGCCGCAGTTGCACCCGTCGCACCCACAACTGTCGCAGCAGTCACAGCAGTTGCAGCACCCGTCACAGCCGCAGTCAGCGCAGTCGTAGCTGCTGCAGAACCCTTCCTTCCGCTCGCGCGTCCACGGGTCCTCGTACGTGCCGCAGCACAGCTGGCACGTGCAGGCCAGCCCCAGCCACACGGCGCACCCCGCGAGCAGTCCGCGCCGGTCGCGGCGCGGCGGCTCGGGCGGCTGCGGCGCCCCCGGCCCGGCCGGTCCGCCGGGCGGGGCGTAGGGGCCGGCCGCCTCGGGCCGGTGCCCGCAGGATGCGGTGCCGAAGGCACGGTCGACCGAGGCGGGCAGCTCATGGACGAGCAGCCGGTGCGCCAGCCGCCCGTCCGAGAACTCCACCTCGCGCAGCGCGAGCCGGATCCCGTGCACGGCGTCGTCCGCGAGCCGCCGCGCCTCGGCGAGCGAGGTGCCGGTCGCGGTGAGCGGGTTCCAGGCACCCGACGCGGCGTCGGCCTCCCGGTCCTCCACGGCGTCCAGCAGATGCGCCAGCCTCCCGAACAGCCGTCCGGCCTCGGCGAGCGGCTCGACGTTGCCCGGCCGTCCGGCCAGGACGGCGGTGTGCGCGAAGGCGGCGGCGGTCGCGGTCTCGGTCGGCTCGGTGACCGCCAGTACGGGTGTCCCGGGTTCGGCGAGCGCCTCGATGCCGGACTGCCGGTCCACGGCATCGAGCAGCACCGCCGTGTCGAAGCCGACGACGGCCCCGCCGCGTGCCCCCGCGCGTCCCCACCGGTCCGCCACCCGGCGCGCGGCGAGCGCCACGGGCGCGCGGGACAGCAGCCCGTCCCCGTCGGCCACGTGGTCGCGCACCTTGGCGGAGGCGAGCACCAGCGAGACGGCGGCGGCCAGCCGCGCTCCCTCGCCCCGGGCGACGGACGCGGTCCGCATCCCGCGCAGCGGGCACGGCCCGGCGGTACGCCGCAGCCGGCCGCCCTCCGGCGCGAGGGCCTGAGCCTCCGTCAGAACCGAGACCAGAAGACCGTCGTAATTGGTCACCACGCGCGCGAACTGCCCGTGGTCGCTGCGCAGCGCGAGACACAGCCCGCACAAATGCGCCATCCACTCGTTCTTGAGCCGCTCCCCCAGCCGGTGCCGGCACGGCCTGACTATTCCGAACACGATGATCCCCCGTGATACGCGCGACGTTGAGCGGCCGCATCGTATCGGCGTCGAGCGCTTTCCTCGTATCGACCGATTTTCACATCGGATCGACCCCCGCGGTTCACCCGTACGCCCCGCCGCTCACCCGTACGCCGGGAAGAATCATATTTCACTCACAGTCAGCAGCCGTGTAGGGCAACACCCTTGGGGTATCCGGGCTCTCGACGTATCCGCCGTGCACCAGTACCGTCACAAACCCCCCGCGCGGCGTCTATCCACTTGGCGCGCCGTCCGCATCATGGATGACCATAGGGATGCGGAAAGCAAAAGAGACCGCTGTGAGAGGAGGCGTCCATGGGATCGGTGCGCAAGGCGAGTGCGTGGCTCGGCCTCGTCGACGACAACGATGACGAGCGTTACTACGACGACGAGTACACCGAGGGGACCGAGCCCGGCGACGCCTGGGTCACG
This region of Streptomyces chromofuscus genomic DNA includes:
- a CDS encoding DUF5685 family protein, whose protein sequence is MFGIVRPCRHRLGERLKNEWMAHLCGLCLALRSDHGQFARVVTNYDGLLVSVLTEAQALAPEGGRLRRTAGPCPLRGMRTASVARGEGARLAAAVSLVLASAKVRDHVADGDGLLSRAPVALAARRVADRWGRAGARGGAVVGFDTAVLLDAVDRQSGIEALAEPGTPVLAVTEPTETATAAAFAHTAVLAGRPGNVEPLAEAGRLFGRLAHLLDAVEDREADAASGAWNPLTATGTSLAEARRLADDAVHGIRLALREVEFSDGRLAHRLLVHELPASVDRAFGTASCGHRPEAAGPYAPPGGPAGPGAPQPPEPPRRDRRGLLAGCAVWLGLACTCQLCCGTYEDPWTRERKEGFCSSYDCADCGCDGCCNCCDCCDSCGCDGCNCGCDC